One segment of Bacteroides caecimuris DNA contains the following:
- a CDS encoding TatD family hydrolase: MKKNVIDILDIHTHKREIDSQGKSIINYPLLTDSPLYMPLAKNAEVAVGRGLLLEEYLGLLNKGEGLVDTLSNNVFSARKGYYYSAGIHPWELAERNADQQLAFLQKQLKRKQFVAVGETGLDKLAAAPMELQLTMFKKQVQLSEKHGLPLIIHCVRATDELLAVKKEFRPQQAWVWHGFRGKPEQAVQLLKKGFYLSFGGYYPDETMQTVPDERLFLETDNSSLDIEDILCRAAKVRGVEVEALRETIRRNIQNVFFRA, translated from the coding sequence ATGAAAAAGAATGTGATTGACATTTTGGATATTCATACTCATAAACGTGAGATTGACTCCCAAGGAAAATCCATCATCAATTATCCGCTATTAACGGACTCTCCATTGTATATGCCTTTGGCAAAGAATGCGGAAGTGGCGGTGGGCAGAGGGCTCCTGCTTGAAGAGTATTTAGGTCTTCTGAATAAGGGCGAGGGTTTGGTGGATACTTTGTCTAACAATGTGTTCTCTGCCAGGAAAGGATATTATTATTCTGCCGGTATTCATCCTTGGGAGTTGGCAGAACGTAATGCCGATCAACAATTGGCTTTTCTTCAGAAGCAGTTGAAGCGTAAGCAGTTTGTGGCTGTAGGAGAGACCGGGCTGGATAAGCTGGCAGCGGCTCCAATGGAACTGCAGTTGACAATGTTTAAGAAGCAGGTTCAGTTGTCGGAGAAGCATGGCTTGCCGTTGATTATCCACTGTGTGAGAGCGACGGATGAACTGCTGGCCGTGAAAAAAGAATTTCGTCCCCAACAAGCTTGGGTATGGCATGGTTTTCGTGGAAAACCGGAGCAGGCGGTGCAGTTGTTGAAAAAGGGTTTTTATCTCTCCTTTGGAGGGTATTATCCTGATGAAACGATGCAGACAGTACCCGACGAACGGTTGTTTCTGGAAACGGACAACAGCTCGCTTGATATTGAAGATATCCTGTGCCGGGCAGCCAAAGTGCGTGGGGTAGAAGTGGAAGCGTTGCGTGAGACGATCCGCCGAAATATCCAAAATGTCTTTTTTAGGGCGTAA
- a CDS encoding uroporphyrinogen-III synthase, whose protein sequence is MKIKKVLVSQPKPASEKSPYYDIAEKYGVKIDFRPFIKVESLSAKEFRQQKISILDHTAVIFTSRHAIDHFFTLCTELRVTIPETMKYFCVTEAVALYIQKYVQYRKRKISFGATGKIEDLIPSIVKHKTEKYLVPMSDVHNDDVKNLLDKNNIQHTEAVMYRTVSNDFTSDEEFDYDMLVFFSPAGVTSLKKNFPDFNQREIKIGTFGSTTAQAVRDAGLRLDLEAPTVQAPSMTAALDMFIRENNK, encoded by the coding sequence TTGAAAATTAAAAAAGTACTAGTGTCGCAGCCTAAGCCTGCCTCAGAGAAATCTCCCTATTACGACATAGCTGAAAAGTATGGCGTTAAAATAGATTTCCGACCGTTTATTAAGGTTGAAAGTCTTTCGGCGAAAGAATTTCGGCAACAGAAAATTTCGATTCTCGACCATACAGCCGTCATATTCACTTCGCGCCATGCTATTGACCATTTTTTCACTTTATGTACTGAATTGCGTGTGACCATTCCTGAAACGATGAAGTATTTCTGTGTGACGGAAGCTGTTGCATTGTATATTCAGAAATATGTGCAATACCGCAAGCGTAAGATTTCTTTCGGAGCTACCGGAAAAATTGAGGATCTGATTCCTTCTATTGTAAAGCATAAAACAGAGAAATATCTTGTTCCGATGTCGGACGTACACAATGACGATGTGAAAAACTTGCTCGACAAGAATAACATTCAGCATACAGAAGCTGTGATGTACCGTACAGTAAGCAACGACTTTACATCGGACGAGGAGTTTGATTATGATATGTTAGTGTTCTTCAGCCCTGCCGGAGTGACTTCACTGAAGAAGAACTTCCCTGATTTTAATCAAAGAGAGATTAAGATCGGAACTTTCGGGTCTACTACCGCACAGGCTGTACGTGATGCAGGTCTCCGTCTGGATCTTGAAGCTCCTACGGTGCAGGCTCCGTCGATGACTGCTGCACTTGACATGTTTATCAGAGAAAACAATAAATAA
- a CDS encoding DUF4271 domain-containing protein, whose product MMGDTLSFRSADTLSLLRQEQASPAKADTDSLQLADLHAVQEVDPGFEGTPISYSPRTDDAIALTLLACFLLSSIALARGKKFLSQQVKDFMLHRERASIFDSSTAADVRYLLVLVLQTCVLSGITFLNYFHDTCPALMNHVSPLLLLGIYVGFCLAYFLLKWLLYMFLGWTFFDKNKTNMWLESYSALIYYVGFALFPFVLFLVYFDLSLTNLVIIGSIILIFTKILMFYKWIKLFFHQLSGLFLLILYFCALEIVPCLLLYQGMIQMNNILLIKF is encoded by the coding sequence ATGATGGGCGACACACTAAGTTTCCGGAGTGCGGATACGCTGTCCCTTCTCCGGCAGGAACAGGCTAGTCCGGCAAAGGCGGACACTGATAGTCTGCAATTGGCTGATCTTCATGCTGTGCAAGAAGTTGATCCCGGCTTTGAGGGGACACCTATCTCCTACTCTCCCCGCACGGACGACGCCATTGCGTTGACCTTGCTGGCTTGCTTCTTACTTTCCTCCATAGCCTTGGCACGCGGAAAGAAATTTCTCTCCCAACAAGTGAAAGACTTTATGCTGCACCGTGAGCGGGCGAGTATTTTTGATAGTTCTACAGCGGCCGATGTGCGCTATCTCCTTGTGCTTGTGTTGCAGACTTGTGTTTTGTCAGGTATCACATTTCTCAATTATTTTCATGATACATGCCCTGCTTTGATGAACCATGTATCCCCCCTCCTTTTGCTGGGTATCTATGTTGGATTCTGCCTTGCTTATTTCTTGCTAAAATGGTTGCTTTATATGTTTCTTGGGTGGACTTTTTTTGATAAAAATAAGACAAATATGTGGTTGGAATCCTATTCTGCGCTCATATATTATGTGGGATTTGCCCTCTTCCCTTTCGTTCTTTTTCTTGTTTATTTTGACTTGAGTCTCACAAATTTGGTCATAATTGGGTCTATTATTTTAATTTTCACTAAAATATTGATGTTTTATAAGTGGATAAAGCTTTTTTTTCATCAACTCAGCGGGCTTTTCCTATTAATTTTGTACTTTTGCGCACTTGAAATAGTACCTTGTCTGCTACTCTATCAAGGTATGATTCAAATGAACAATATTTTGCTAATAAAATTTTAG
- the rnpA gene encoding ribonuclease P protein component, producing the protein MGIYTLCKAERLNSKILIGKMFEGGVSKSFSIFPIRVVYMPVEQGEAPVSILISVSKRRFKRAVKRNRVKRQIREAYRKNKFLLVDELQRREQRLAVAFIYLSDELIATAELEEKMKIALARISEKLSS; encoded by the coding sequence GTGGGTATATATACTTTGTGTAAAGCCGAAAGGCTGAATAGTAAAATCTTGATCGGAAAGATGTTTGAAGGCGGCGTTTCGAAGTCGTTTTCCATCTTTCCGATACGCGTTGTATATATGCCTGTCGAGCAGGGAGAGGCTCCTGTTTCTATCCTAATCAGTGTATCGAAACGTCGTTTTAAACGAGCGGTGAAACGCAACCGTGTGAAACGTCAGATACGCGAAGCCTACCGGAAGAACAAATTTCTGCTGGTGGACGAATTGCAACGCCGGGAGCAGCGGTTGGCTGTTGCCTTTATCTATCTGTCGGACGAGCTTATTGCTACTGCCGAACTGGAAGAGAAGATGAAAATAGCGCTTGCGCGCATCTCCGAAAAATTATCCTCATGA
- the kduI gene encoding 5-dehydro-4-deoxy-D-glucuronate isomerase, with protein MKTNYEIRYAAHPEDAKSYDTTRIRRDFLIEKIFVPNEVNMVYSMYDRMVVGGALPVGEVLTLEAIDPLKAPFFLTRREMGIYNVGGPGIVKAGDAEFELDYKEALYLGSGDRVVTFESKDAAHPAKFYFNSLTAHRNYPDRKVTKADAVVAEMGSLEGSNHRNINKMLVNQVLPTCQLQMGMTELAPGSVWNTMPAHVHSRRMEAYFYFEIPEDHAICHFMGEVGETRHVWMKGDQAVLSPEWSIHSAAATHNYTFIWGMGGENLDYGDQDFSLITDLK; from the coding sequence ATGAAAACGAACTATGAAATTCGCTATGCTGCGCATCCTGAGGATGCAAAAAGTTATGATACTACAAGAATCCGCAGAGATTTCTTAATCGAAAAGATATTTGTCCCCAATGAAGTAAATATGGTATATTCCATGTACGACCGTATGGTGGTAGGCGGTGCGCTGCCGGTAGGAGAGGTGTTGACGCTCGAAGCGATTGACCCGCTGAAAGCTCCGTTCTTCCTCACCCGTCGCGAAATGGGTATCTACAATGTCGGCGGCCCCGGTATCGTAAAGGCAGGCGATGCTGAATTTGAACTGGACTATAAGGAAGCCCTTTATCTGGGTTCGGGCGACCGCGTAGTAACTTTCGAAAGCAAAGACGCTGCCCATCCCGCCAAATTCTACTTCAACTCACTGACTGCCCATCGCAACTATCCCGACCGCAAGGTGACGAAAGCCGATGCTGTAGTAGCCGAAATGGGTTCTTTGGAAGGTTCCAACCACCGTAATATCAATAAGATGCTGGTAAATCAGGTGTTGCCCACCTGCCAGCTCCAGATGGGCATGACGGAACTGGCTCCGGGAAGTGTATGGAACACCATGCCGGCTCACGTACACAGCCGTCGTATGGAAGCTTATTTCTACTTCGAAATTCCCGAAGACCACGCTATCTGCCATTTCATGGGCGAAGTAGGCGAAACGCGCCACGTATGGATGAAGGGCGACCAGGCGGTTCTTTCGCCCGAATGGTCTATCCACTCGGCTGCCGCTACCCACAACTATACCTTTATCTGGGGTATGGGCGGTGAGAACCTCGACTACGGCGACCAGGACTTCTCATTAATAACAGATTTGAAATAA
- the yidD gene encoding membrane protein insertion efficiency factor YidD, translated as MFSFLLLVPIYFYRVCISPLTPPSCRFTPTCSAYAVEAIKKHGPVKGLYLAVRRILRCHPWGGSGYDPVP; from the coding sequence ATGTTCTCTTTCTTGTTGCTTGTTCCCATCTATTTTTATCGGGTTTGTATATCGCCTCTTACCCCTCCCTCTTGTCGGTTCACGCCAACTTGCTCGGCTTATGCTGTCGAAGCAATTAAGAAACACGGTCCTGTAAAGGGGCTTTACCTCGCTGTGCGGCGTATTCTGCGATGCCATCCCTGGGGTGGTTCCGGCTATGACCCCGTACCTTGA
- a CDS encoding TIGR00730 family Rossman fold protein, producing MNQINSVCVYSASSTKIDAVYFQAAETLGRLLAGHHIRLINGAGSIGLMCSVADAVLKNGGEVTGVIPHFMVEQNWHHTGLTELIEVESMHERKQKMADLSDGIIALPGGCGTLEELLEIITWKQLGLYLNPIVILNINGFFDPLLEMLGKAIDENFMRRQHGDIWKVAQTPEEAVQLLYETPVWDISIRKFAAI from the coding sequence ATGAATCAGATAAATTCCGTATGTGTATATAGCGCTTCCAGTACCAAGATAGATGCTGTTTACTTTCAAGCAGCCGAGACTCTCGGCCGTCTGCTTGCCGGACACCATATCCGTTTGATAAACGGTGCCGGAAGTATTGGCCTGATGTGTTCTGTGGCAGATGCAGTGTTGAAAAATGGTGGTGAGGTGACAGGTGTGATTCCTCATTTTATGGTAGAACAAAACTGGCATCATACGGGATTGACAGAACTGATTGAAGTAGAATCCATGCACGAACGCAAACAGAAGATGGCAGATTTGAGTGATGGCATCATTGCTTTGCCCGGTGGATGCGGTACCCTTGAAGAGTTGCTAGAAATCATTACCTGGAAACAATTGGGATTATATCTCAATCCGATTGTAATCCTCAATATAAACGGATTCTTCGATCCACTCCTCGAAATGCTTGGAAAGGCTATTGATGAGAACTTTATGCGCCGGCAGCACGGTGATATATGGAAAGTGGCACAGACACCGGAAGAAGCGGTTCAATTGCTTTATGAAACTCCTGTATGGGACATTTCCATTCGTAAATTTGCAGCGATATGA
- a CDS encoding gluconate 5-dehydrogenase, translated as MNQFLNFSLEGKVALVTGASYGIGFAIASAFAEQGATVCFNDINQELVDKGMAAYAAKGIKAHGYVCDVTDEPAVQAMVATIAKEVGTIDILVNNAGIIRRVPMHEMDAADFRRVIDIDLNAPFIVAKAVLPAMMEKRAGKIINICSMMSELGRETVSAYAAAKGGLKMLTRNICSEYGEYNIQCNGIGPGYIATPQTAPLREPQADGSRHPFDSFICAKTPAGRWLDPEELTGPAVFLASEASNAVNGHVLYVDGGILAYIGKQPK; from the coding sequence ATGAATCAGTTTTTGAATTTTTCTTTGGAAGGTAAAGTAGCTCTCGTCACAGGTGCTTCTTATGGTATCGGATTTGCTATTGCTTCTGCGTTCGCAGAACAAGGCGCTACTGTTTGTTTTAACGACATCAATCAAGAGTTGGTAGACAAAGGAATGGCTGCATACGCTGCAAAAGGTATCAAAGCTCACGGTTATGTGTGCGACGTGACAGACGAACCGGCTGTTCAGGCTATGGTGGCTACTATTGCCAAAGAAGTAGGTACAATTGATATCCTTGTGAATAACGCAGGTATTATCCGTCGTGTTCCTATGCACGAGATGGATGCTGCTGATTTCCGTCGTGTAATCGACATCGACTTGAATGCTCCGTTCATCGTTGCTAAGGCTGTTCTTCCGGCTATGATGGAAAAACGTGCCGGTAAGATCATCAACATCTGCTCTATGATGTCCGAACTGGGTCGTGAAACTGTATCTGCTTACGCTGCCGCTAAGGGTGGTCTGAAGATGCTGACTCGCAATATCTGCTCTGAATATGGTGAATACAACATTCAGTGTAACGGTATCGGCCCGGGTTACATCGCTACTCCGCAGACTGCTCCTCTTCGTGAGCCGCAGGCAGACGGAAGCCGTCACCCGTTCGATTCATTCATCTGCGCCAAGACTCCTGCCGGTCGTTGGTTGGATCCTGAAGAACTGACAGGTCCTGCTGTGTTCCTTGCTTCTGAAGCTTCTAATGCTGTCAACGGCCATGTTCTTTATGTAGACGGTGGTATCCTTGCTTATATCGGAAAACAGCCGAAATAA
- the tyrS gene encoding tyrosine--tRNA ligase, with the protein MNFVEELRWRGMLQDIMPGTEELLSKEQVTAYLGIDPTADSLHIGHLCGVMILRHFQRCGHKPLALIGGATGMIGDPSGKSAERNLLNEETLRHNQECIKKQLAKFLDFESDVPNRAELVNNYDWMKDFTFLDFAREVGKHITVNYMMAKDSVKRRLNGEARDGLSFTEFTYQLLQGYDFLHLYETKGCKLQMGGSDQWGNITTGAELVRRTNGGEVFALTCPLITKADGGKFGKTESGNIWLDPRYTSPYKFYQFWLNVSDSDAERYIKIFTSIEKEEIEALIAEHQAAPHLRLLQKRLAKEVTVMVHSEEDYNAAVDASNILFGNATSDALRKLDEDTLLAVFEGVPQFEISRDALAEGVKAVDLFVDNAAVFASKGEMRKLVQGGGVSLNKEKLTAFDQVITTADLLDEKYLLVQRGKKNYYLLIAK; encoded by the coding sequence ATGAATTTTGTAGAAGAATTGAGATGGCGTGGCATGTTGCAGGACATCATGCCGGGAACAGAAGAGTTGTTAAGCAAAGAGCAGGTGACTGCCTATTTGGGTATCGACCCGACTGCCGATTCGCTACACATTGGTCACCTTTGTGGAGTGATGATCCTTCGTCATTTCCAACGCTGCGGTCATAAGCCGTTGGCACTGATCGGTGGCGCTACAGGTATGATTGGAGACCCTTCCGGAAAATCAGCAGAACGTAATCTGCTGAACGAGGAAACATTGCGTCATAATCAGGAGTGTATCAAGAAACAGCTTGCCAAGTTCCTCGACTTCGAGTCGGATGTGCCTAACCGTGCCGAACTGGTGAACAATTATGACTGGATGAAAGATTTCACTTTCCTCGACTTTGCTCGCGAAGTAGGTAAGCACATTACTGTGAACTATATGATGGCAAAAGACTCTGTAAAACGCCGTCTGAATGGCGAAGCACGTGACGGACTGTCATTTACCGAGTTCACTTATCAGTTGCTTCAAGGATATGACTTCCTTCATTTGTATGAAACGAAGGGCTGTAAGCTTCAGATGGGTGGTTCCGACCAATGGGGAAACATTACTACCGGTGCCGAATTGGTCCGCCGTACCAATGGGGGAGAGGTGTTCGCACTGACTTGCCCGCTGATTACGAAAGCTGACGGTGGCAAGTTCGGTAAGACAGAATCCGGAAATATCTGGCTGGACCCTCGCTATACTTCACCTTATAAATTCTATCAGTTCTGGCTGAATGTAAGCGACTCCGATGCCGAGCGTTATATCAAAATCTTCACTTCTATCGAAAAAGAAGAAATTGAAGCATTGATTGCCGAACATCAGGCTGCTCCACACTTGCGTCTCCTTCAGAAACGTCTGGCTAAAGAAGTAACTGTGATGGTTCACTCGGAAGAAGATTACAACGCAGCGGTTGACGCATCCAATATTCTGTTTGGTAATGCTACTTCCGACGCTTTGCGCAAATTGGACGAGGATACATTGCTGGCTGTATTTGAAGGAGTACCTCAATTTGAGATTTCACGTGATGCGTTGGCAGAAGGAGTGAAGGCAGTAGACCTGTTCGTCGATAATGCAGCTGTATTTGCTTCGAAAGGTGAGATGCGTAAGTTGGTTCAAGGCGGCGGCGTTTCGTTGAACAAAGAGAAGCTAACAGCTTTTGATCAGGTAATCACAACTGCTGACTTGCTCGATGAGAAATATCTGCTTGTTCAGCGCGGTAAAAAGAACTATTATTTGCTGATTGCAAAGTAA